In Xenopus laevis strain J_2021 chromosome 2S, Xenopus_laevis_v10.1, whole genome shotgun sequence, a genomic segment contains:
- the LOC121400761 gene encoding olfactory receptor class A-like protein 1 has product MAVNFQLKVAGFVSLVIIGIPANFLLFLRFVHIGYLEKKFLPANIIRMALSLANLFVLLSRVLLQALYSIGLKNLLNDQQCKLFIFVFRVSRAMSICITSFLSCHQCVIIAPATGKWKCFKLIFSHYVPVIIALFLAMNMVLYPSGILFGQATTNQTLSPYTLHLVYCDVDFLNYETYVLNGSLYAIREIVFVGLMTLSSVYILYVLYRHGKSMKGMRSSDKGQRKTVEYKASRSVVLLVVMYMALFGMDNSVWIYTLTMANVNADVSDTRLFLAASFAVLSPIHIFATTPKLHLSLKNPWRKKTIEMQLSISLEKGNTAYSLQ; this is encoded by the coding sequence ATGGCGGTAAATTTCCAACTCAAAGTTGCTGGATTTGTTTCCTTGGTTATAATTGGAATTCCTgccaattttttactttttctgagATTTGTGCACATTGGGTATTTAGAGAAAAAGTTCTTACCAGCCAACATAATAAGGATGGCACTATCATTAGCTAATCTCTTTGTTCTACTTTCTCGTGTATTACTACAAGCCTTATACTCCATAGGTTTAAAAAACTTGCTCAATGATCAACAgtgcaaattatttatatttgtcttCAGAGTTAGCCGAGCCATGTCTATTTGTATAACCAGTTTCCTTAGCTGTCACCAGTGTGTAATTATTGCCCCGGCCACAGGAAAATGGAAATGCTTCAAACTAATTTTTAGCCATTATGTACCAGTAATTATTGCATTGTTTTTGGCAATGAATATGGTTCTTTACCCTTCTGGAATTTTGTTTGGACAGGCAACCACCAATCAAACACTATCACCGTATACTCTGCACTTAGTTTATTGTGATGTTGACTTTCTAAACTATGAGACTTATGTATTAAATGGCTCTTTATATGCAATACGAGAGATTGTATTTGTTGGATTGATGACTCTTTCCAGtgtctacatactgtatgttttgtacCGCCATGGAAAATCAATGAAAGGAATGCGCAGTTCTGACAAAGGCCAACGGAAGACAGTTGAGTACAAGGCCTCACGATCTGTTGTCTTATTGGTTGTAATGTATATGGCCTTGTTTGGCATGGATAACTCTGTTTGGATCTATACTCTGACAATGGCCAATGTGAATGCAGATGTGAGTGACACTAGATTGTTCCTTGCTGCATCCTTCGCTGTCCTGAGTCCTATTCATATTTTTGCAACCACACCCAAGTTGCACTTATCCTTAAAAAATCCATGGAGAAAGAAAACTATAGAGATGCAACTTAGCATTTCACTTGAGAAAGGAAATACAGCATACAGTTTACAATAA